One part of the Mariniflexile litorale genome encodes these proteins:
- a CDS encoding DUF6527 family protein yields the protein MKKLSYKFVKFMPNLIENNTLYISIEYCTAIHKCMCGCDNEVVTPLSPTDWKIIFDGKSVSLSPSIGNWGFDCKSHYWIRENRVEWAKKWSDEAIEFNRNQDKQLKSEFFNESYNLMTKMK from the coding sequence ATGAAGAAGTTATCGTATAAGTTTGTAAAGTTTATGCCTAATTTGATTGAAAATAATACGTTGTATATTTCAATTGAATATTGCACAGCCATACATAAATGCATGTGTGGTTGTGACAATGAGGTTGTAACTCCATTATCTCCAACTGATTGGAAGATAATATTTGATGGTAAATCAGTTTCTTTATCACCTTCAATTGGAAATTGGGGTTTTGATTGTAAATCTCATTATTGGATTAGAGAGAATAGGGTAGAATGGGCAAAAAAATGGTCTGATGAAGCAATTGAATTTAATAGAAATCAAGATAAACAATTAAAATCTGAGTTTTTTAATGAAAGTTATAATCTGATGACGAAGATGAAATAG
- the traM gene encoding conjugative transposon protein TraM: MINNVRIPRNTFIYGFVSFRPNRSIIAIENINHYPTNLKANYQDGSEGIYIENSFRADAYHNILNV; this comes from the coding sequence GTGATAAATAATGTCAGAATTCCACGAAATACATTTATTTATGGCTTTGTTAGTTTTCGACCCAATCGCAGCATCATTGCGATTGAAAATATCAATCATTACCCAACAAACTTGAAGGCCAATTATCAAGACGGGAGTGAAGGCATTTATATAGAGAATAGTTTTCGGGCTGATGCCTATCATAATATACTGAATGTGTAA